A single genomic interval of Coccidioides posadasii str. Silveira chromosome 1, complete sequence harbors:
- the MDM35 gene encoding Mitochondrial distribution and morphology protein 35 (EggNog:ENOG410PSKT~COG:S~BUSCO:16742at33183), translated as MSASLAPECNELKERYDSCFLKWYSEKFLRGNSSNNDCEKVFEEYKKCLSKTLKDRGIDTMLEDARKNSKENDEHHMKRSYVPRLPDGTLEFT; from the exons ATGTCTGCCTCTCTTGCTCCCGAATGCAATGAGCTCAAAGA GCGTTATGACTCCTGTTTTCTCAAATGGTACAGCGAAA AGTTCCTTCGTGGCAACTCCTCCAACAACGACTGTGAAAAggtctttgaagaatatAAGAAATGTCTTTCG AAAACTTTGAAAGACCGCGGCATTGACACCATGTTGGAAGACGCTCGTAAGAATAGCAAGGAAAATGACGAACATCACATGAAGAGATCCT ATGTCCCTCGACTTCCTGATGGAACTCTAGAGTTCACATAA
- a CDS encoding uncharacterized protein (EggNog:ENOG410Q5KH), with the protein MPASHANRWQKDEDIFVAALRLGTNFDWKQIEVAFQSIFEGSTATKKDLESRFNKNLKPQLDIPREQRTVADAIDDYRHYGKVTYPEDQVVVDKALEYLGSLDPEDRLW; encoded by the coding sequence ATGCCAGCAAGTCATGCCAACAGATGGCAAAAGGACGAAGATATCTTCGTCGCTGCCCTCAGACTCGGGACGAACTTCGACTGGAAACAGATCGAAGTCGCATTCCAGAGCATTTTTGAAGGCTCCACCGCCACCAAGAAGGACCTCGAGTCCCGATTCAACAAGAATCTCAAGCCACAGCTCGACATCCCCAGGGAGCAGCGGACAGTCGCCGATGCCATAGATGATTACCGTCATTATGGCAAAGTGACCTATCCTGAGGACCAGGTGGTCGTTGACAAGGCTCTCGAGTATCTCGGGAGCCTAGATCCAGAAGACCGTCTGTGGTAA
- the GPI1 gene encoding phosphatidylinositol N-acetylglucosaminyltransferase subunit gpi1 (BUSCO:271850at4751~EggNog:ENOG410PFBS~COG:M,O~TransMembrane:9 (n4-14c19/20o43-65i331-349o355-375i435-453o495-517i524-544o564-580i601-625o637-656i)~BUSCO:2047at33183), whose protein sequence is MHPFSVFAFSIFVAGYITARWDLVTRLYELAIFAWDHGVVTRAAKGFVVLSVFYFLLLIPINAIVTQEINWRTVATARLVLSEGNNDSMVMNDGLLRVFWPYEFAKSTAPGVIVGWRNSEFDLFVVSVLEHVEARNVDNALRTGILYRSSPHPISRLLHICGKSAMHVLGSTNAAEIPTAFTPSHLYAVTNHSSKLPRIYCPPETKLAIQVIMFHRPHPTRMQYMSPFPMSLVLGDKRATVDTASGALGDVDAAEEAAKVQSAKLINKLRLHTVVKHFPTPKEQSLPVIINQINCAFEVDRLLQKNIGLIGTRPKRSLSVGERVVESATTAWDLFVMGLSYVFTVWIYPIIKQGLITGIIVHRVIAEVVLTVLEWRARPDAAALKDISATAQQIDIRLQQFCYWPIQYLTLRKRKNDWESVTHSHPDYIRFYNSLWLVANDVIIGIALGSYLIDNADWVASQMNSILNGSTVEGLQQTISWLMDWPAGLKLNNELAAFLGDLFLWVIEHWASALVSLRPFLRHVVYMIGCSGFAGASMALAMFSDLLSLFTIHIYSFYTASARIFHWQLTIIISLFHLFRGRKRNVLRNRIDSCDYELDQLLLGTILFTLLFFLLPTILVFYITFASARMAIISLKATLDTCLAMLNHFPLFALMLRLKDPRRLPGGIKFELRKQSTPNSDDIFRCAPTSYINLQSVPLSLRSMFEQYFQLGHRLRKHYLSPRVILCLVTGRFVPPIHRRNMYSLQYSMLPARRVGISEIWSRLMERSHTARTGAGRRMPGVVGAGGGLSRVSNGFVNLERRRNRG, encoded by the exons ATGCACCCTTTCTCGGTCTTCGCGTTCAGCATCTTCGTAGCTGGTTACATCACCGCGAGGTGGGATCTTGTCACCAGGCTTTACGAATTGGCAATATTTGCCTGGGATCACGGTGTTGTG ACCCGCGCAGCGAAAGGCTTCGTCGTCCTCTCCGTATTCTACTTCCTACTCCTGATCCCCATCAACGCAATTGTCACGCAGGAGATAAATTGG AGAACAGTTGCGACGGCGAGGCTCGTTTTAAGCGAAGGGAATAATGACAGCATGGTTATGAATGATGGTTTGCTGCGCGTGTTCTGGCCGTACGAATTTGCCAAATCCACTGCTCCCGGTGTAATTGTGGGCTGGAGAAACTCCGAGTTTGACCTCTTCGTGGTCTCCGTGTTAGAACATGTCGAG GCACGGAATGTCGACAATGCGCTGCGGACAGGTATACTGTATCGCAGCAGCCCGCATCCAATTTCACGGCTGTTGCATATCTGTGGGAAATCCGCGATGCACGTCCTAGGCTCTACGAATGCGGCAGAAATCCCCACGGCGTTCACTCCGTCCCATCTTTACGCCGTGACGAATCATTCGTCGAAATTACCTCGTATATACTGCCCACCAGAGACGAAGCTCGCGATCCAGGTTATCATGTTCCACCGTCCTCATCCCACGCGCATGCAGTACATGTCTCCCTTTCCGATGTCTCTTGTGCTAGGCGATAAACGTGCGACCGTCGACACGGCCAGTGGTGCTTTAGGCGACGTTGATGCAGCTGAAGAAGCGGCCAAAGTTCAATCCGCGAAACTCATCAATAAGCTACGTTTGCACACCGTGGTCAAACACTTCCCTACGCCGAAGGAACAGTCTCTCCCAGTAATTATCAACCAAATAAACTGTGCCTTCGAGGTGGACAGGTTGCTTCAGAAGAATATCGGACTGATTGGAACTCGTCCCAAGCGAAGTTTAAGTGTTGGAGAACGAGTGGTAGAGTCAGCAACGACTGCCTGGGATCTATTTGTTATGGGGCTATCTTATGTATTCACAGTGTGGATTTACCCGATCATCAAGCAAGGGCTTATTACAGGGATTATAGTGCATCGTGTTATCGCCGAGGTCGTATTAACAGTCCTAGAGTGGCGCGCTCGACCAGACGCAGCCGCTTTGAAGGACATCTCCGCTACCGCCCAGCAAATAGACATTCGGCTGCAGCAGTTTTGCTATTGGCCAATACAATACTTGACCTTGCGCAAGCGGAAAAACGATTGGGAAAGCGTTACGCATAGCCATCCTGATTATATCAGGTTCTACAACAGCCTGTGGCTGGTCGCAAATGATGTGATCATTGGGATTGCACTCGGCTCATACCTCATTGATAACGCCGACTGGGTTGCGTCGCAGATGAATTCTATTCTCAACGGGTCGACTGTGGAAGGTCTCCAGCAAACAATCTCCTGGCTGATGGACTGGCCGGCGGGCTTGAAGCTCAACAATGAACTGGCGGCGTTTCTGGGGGATTTGTTTCTATGGGTCATAGAGCATTGGGCCA GCGCACTCGTCAGTTTGCGCCCATTTCTTCGTCATGTCGTCTACATGATCGGTTGTTCCGGCTTTGCCGGAGCAAGCATGGCCCTCGCGATGTTTTCCGATCTCCTATCGCTCTTCACTATCCacatctactctttctacacgGCCTCTGCGCGCATATTTCATTGGCAGTTGACAATTATAATATCCCTCTTCCACCTCTTCCGCGGCCGAAAAAGAAATGTGCTACGTAACCGAATAGATTCATGCGACTACGAACTCGATCAATTACTTCTCGGGACGATTCTGTTCACACTGCTGTTTTTCTTACTGCCTACTATACTTGTATTCTATATTACTTTTGCTTCTGCCCGTATGGCTATAATATCGCTCAAGGCGACGCTGGATACGTGCCTTGCTATGTTGAATCATTTCCCCCTATTTGCCCTGATGCTACGGCTTAAGGATCCTAGGAGATTGCCTG GAGGTATCAAATTCGAGCTTCGCAAGCAAAGTACACCTAATTCAGATGACATTTTCCGCTGCGCGCCAACTTCGTACATTAATCTCCAG TCCGTTCCTCTTTCTCTCCGTTCCATGTTCGAGCAGTACTTCCAACTTGGCCACCGTCTCCGTAAGCATTATTTGTCTCCGCGTGTTATCCTCTGCCTGGTAACCGGTCGATTCGTGCCGCCAATTCACCGCCGAAACATGTATAGTTTGCAGTATAGCATGCTGCCCGCTCGGCGAGTTGGCATTAGCGAGATATGGTCAAGGTTGATGGAAAGGAGCCATACGGCGCGAACGGGTGCAGGTAGAAGGATGCCTGGAGTTGTAGGCGCGGGAGGCGGGTTATCTCGAGTTTCGAACGGGTTTGtgaatttggagaggaggaggaatAGAGGATAA